The window CGGCGGCGACCTGGAGTTCATGAAATATTCGTTGCAGGGTCGCCGCTACGTGCCGATCGTCTGGGATATCTCGGTGATGCTGAACGGCGAGGGCGCCTACGGGTATCCGCTCGACGGCGGACGGCTGCCGATCACCGAGCGCTATTTCCTCGGCGGCCTGAACTCCGTGCGCGGTTTCCGGTTGTTGTCGCTCGGGCCGACGGAGGAATCCACGATCCCGACCGATCCGAACGACCCGGCGACGACGCTCACCGACGTGGTTTCCAACATCGGCGGCGACAAGTATCTTCAGGGCAACGTCGAGCTGCTTATCCCCATCGTGAAGGAATTGAAGATCAAGGGTTTGATCTTCTACGACATCGGAAACGCCCTGCCGGAGGACGTATGGTTCTCGAACGACGGATTCCGTCAGGCGTGGGGTTTCGGATTGCGATGGATCAGCCCGATCGGACCGCTGCGTTTCGAGTGGGGCTATCCGCTCTACAAGCAGCAGGGCGAACGGCGGCAGGTGTTTGAATTCGGTATCGGAACCTTCTTCTGATCGCGAAAACGTCGCGAGAAGCGTTTAAGGAGCAAGCGATGCGAAAGACGATGATCGGATTGGCGATGGCCCTGGCGCTCGCCGCGACGCCGGCCCTGGCCGAGGGCGTGGCCTGGGTCGACCTGGACAAGGTCATGGAACTGACGGCCAAGGGCAAGGAGACGATGCAAAAGCTCGCGGCGATGAAAGACGACCTCGAGCTAAAGGTGCGCCAGAAGGAGATGGACCTCAAGAAGGCGTACGAAGAGCTGGCCACGCAAAAGGACGTGCTGGCCGAGGACGTCCGCAAGACGAAGGAAGAAGAATTCCAGAAGGGCATGATGGAGTATCAGAAGATGACGGTGGAGCTCCCGCAGAAGTTCGAGGAGTACCGCGTCAA is drawn from bacterium and contains these coding sequences:
- a CDS encoding OmpH family outer membrane protein; the encoded protein is MRKTMIGLAMALALAATPALAEGVAWVDLDKVMELTAKGKETMQKLAAMKDDLELKVRQKEMDLKKAYEELATQKDVLAEDVRKTKEEEFQKGMMEYQKMTVELPQKFEEYRVKLLRSFIGDLEAVTQDVAKAEGKSVVMLKARDYATMSSVVLYGDASADLTDKIVKKLNSGS